In Zobellia roscoffensis, the following are encoded in one genomic region:
- a CDS encoding DUF2490 domain-containing protein, with protein MESRKNNFIWLVMSLLVVTGSVMAQEEEKVYLPASSEYKDPTTKVWVNTYGKIRIGKRLFWDAQTHFRFQETEETPFVGQIAQIYNRHAIGYIYSKKVNFSLGGVVRINFNTDEDSEDRNVVPEWRIWHQYQFAQPLYTAMIYHRIRIEHRWTQSFVENSDYIYRNRWRYMFRAKVPLNSHKLKPKTFYVSPEAELIMQSGKEVVGSAMEDLRLTTTFGYIATPRLTFAAGLMYSQGQDLVNAGYFKQTWTMRFHMYYSPDFRRVKKKLPSIHLDD; from the coding sequence ATGGAAAGCAGAAAAAATAATTTTATTTGGCTCGTAATGTCGCTCTTGGTCGTAACCGGAAGCGTCATGGCGCAAGAAGAGGAAAAAGTATATTTACCAGCATCTTCAGAATACAAAGACCCAACTACCAAAGTTTGGGTTAATACTTACGGGAAGATTAGAATAGGTAAACGTTTGTTTTGGGATGCACAGACCCATTTTCGTTTTCAAGAAACTGAAGAAACCCCGTTTGTTGGTCAAATCGCTCAAATTTATAATAGACATGCCATTGGGTACATTTATTCTAAAAAAGTGAATTTTAGTTTGGGTGGAGTAGTGCGTATTAATTTTAATACAGACGAAGATTCTGAAGACAGAAACGTAGTGCCCGAATGGCGTATTTGGCACCAGTATCAATTTGCACAGCCACTATATACCGCAATGATTTACCATCGTATCCGTATAGAACATAGGTGGACGCAGAGTTTTGTAGAGAACAGTGATTACATCTACAGAAATAGATGGCGTTATATGTTCCGGGCAAAAGTGCCGTTAAACAGCCACAAACTAAAGCCTAAGACCTTTTACGTTTCCCCGGAAGCGGAACTGATTATGCAAAGCGGAAAAGAGGTTGTGGGCAGTGCCATGGAAGATTTACGATTGACGACCACTTTTGGTTATATCGCTACCCCAAGACTGACTTTTGCTGCCGGATTAATGTACTCCCAAGGACAGGATTTGGTCAATGCGGGATATTTTAAACAAACCTGGACGATGCGCTTTCATATGTACTATTCCCCGGATTTCAGAAGGGTGAAAAAGAAATTACCATCGATCCATTTAGACGATTAA
- a CDS encoding DUF1801 domain-containing protein, with the protein MNPAENYILDKPEPFRGILLHLQSVIERTIPDVDLKFKYRIPFYYINGTPFCYLNQSKNYIDLGFWKGAHLTLHQEHVITAGRTVIRSLRYTSLEAINNSVLIDLLKEAYSVKDEKFYK; encoded by the coding sequence ATGAACCCCGCAGAAAATTACATACTAGATAAGCCTGAGCCATTTAGGGGTATTTTATTACATCTACAATCCGTTATTGAGCGAACGATACCCGATGTTGATTTAAAGTTTAAATATAGAATTCCCTTTTATTACATTAATGGAACCCCTTTTTGTTATCTGAATCAAAGTAAAAATTACATAGACCTAGGTTTTTGGAAAGGAGCCCACCTAACATTGCATCAAGAGCATGTGATTACGGCAGGCCGTACAGTAATAAGATCGTTGCGATATACTTCGTTAGAGGCAATAAATAACAGTGTCCTAATTGATTTGCTTAAAGAAGCTTATTCGGTTAAAGATGAGAAATTTTATAAGTGA
- a CDS encoding DUF1361 domain-containing protein, with translation MIISTLKNNLFHKRLLLLTALGTVLLALRVYLTQSIDFTFLLWNLFLALIPLFLSKQFLFNVQVGKSRALRIVILTLWVLFLPNSPYIITDFVHLDGNRPTFWLDLLLFFVFSLNGLILGVLSMMDVFSYLRKRNHPILANGILLFVSLLSGYGVFLGRFLRFNSWDILTKPLVLAESLFNSLFLVDAWLWIFGFGSFIWVSFWALKPFLRGHGTTSLDSRKI, from the coding sequence ATGATAATCAGCACTTTAAAAAACAATCTATTTCACAAAAGATTACTACTGCTTACCGCATTGGGAACCGTACTGCTGGCTTTAAGAGTGTATTTAACTCAATCCATAGACTTCACTTTTTTATTGTGGAACCTTTTTTTAGCGCTCATTCCGCTTTTTCTATCCAAACAATTTTTATTCAATGTTCAGGTCGGAAAATCGCGCGCACTGCGAATTGTAATTCTAACACTATGGGTTCTTTTTCTACCCAATAGCCCATATATTATAACAGATTTTGTACACCTAGATGGTAACCGTCCTACATTTTGGTTAGACCTATTGCTTTTTTTCGTGTTTTCCCTAAACGGATTAATCTTAGGCGTCCTCTCTATGATGGATGTCTTCAGCTACCTAAGAAAAAGAAACCACCCTATTTTAGCCAATGGTATATTGCTATTTGTTAGTTTATTGAGTGGTTACGGTGTTTTTCTGGGTAGATTCTTACGTTTCAATTCTTGGGATATTCTTACCAAGCCTTTGGTTCTGGCAGAGAGTCTTTTCAACTCCTTATTTCTGGTTGATGCTTGGTTATGGATTTTTGGTTTCGGTAGTTTTATCTGGGTATCGTTTTGGGCTTTAAAACCCTTCTTACGTGGTCATGGCACGACATCTTTGGATAGTAGAAAAATTTAA
- a CDS encoding HamA C-terminal domain-containing protein: MNKFFKIIIHKNDEIPNLHGVCAGFENKLWRKDQLVEYIFNYLPEFALNHSELMDFDSLSIIPKIRQAAGNVYQSQKFKSRGEFGELLLHAILRETYNSIPAISKIYYKDSPNDTVKGFDAVHVIPNGNDLELWLGEVKFYQSIYSAITDVVAELIEHSKIRYVRNEFITISNKIDTNWEHSEKLKSLLDPITSLDDVFEKTCIPVLLTYDSSIISKHEKSTEDYVKEIEIELLKFHKSFCDKLGDFPLTVHLFLLPLSTKKELINKLEEKLKIWQQI; the protein is encoded by the coding sequence ATGAACAAATTTTTTAAAATTATCATACATAAAAATGATGAAATTCCTAATTTACATGGAGTTTGTGCTGGATTTGAAAACAAACTTTGGAGAAAAGACCAATTAGTTGAATATATTTTCAATTATTTACCTGAATTTGCTTTAAATCACTCTGAATTAATGGATTTTGATAGTTTAAGTATCATCCCTAAGATTCGTCAAGCTGCTGGAAATGTATATCAATCACAAAAATTTAAAAGTAGAGGAGAATTTGGCGAGCTTCTATTACACGCAATACTAAGGGAGACTTATAATTCAATTCCTGCAATAAGTAAAATATATTATAAAGACAGTCCAAATGATACTGTTAAAGGTTTTGATGCTGTTCATGTTATACCAAATGGAAATGATTTAGAACTTTGGTTAGGTGAAGTAAAATTTTATCAAAGTATTTATAGCGCAATTACTGATGTTGTTGCTGAACTTATTGAACATTCTAAAATCAGATATGTTAGAAATGAATTTATCACAATATCTAATAAAATTGATACTAATTGGGAACATTCTGAAAAATTAAAATCACTTCTTGACCCTATTACTTCACTAGATGATGTATTTGAAAAAACCTGTATACCAGTATTATTGACATATGACTCATCAATAATTTCAAAACATGAAAAAAGCACAGAAGATTATGTTAAAGAAATTGAGATTGAATTATTAAAATTTCATAAAAGTTTCTGTGATAAACTAGGTGACTTTCCATTAACTGTGCATTTATTTTTACTACCATTAAGCACAAAAAAAGAATTGATAAATAAATTAGAGGAAAAACTTAAAATATGGCAACAAATTTAA
- a CDS encoding ABC transporter ATP-binding protein, translating to MSNILKITGLEKTYTSGNKQLTVLQGISFHVEKGQTFSIVGPSGSGKTTLLGLCAGLDAPNAGSVELCGQDLNTLNEDERAQLRNKEVGFIFQNFQLLPTLTALENVSVPLELQGAKDATQKSTDLLEKVGLKDRLHHYPSQLSGGEQQRVALARAFANAPSILFADEPTGNLDTETGEKVIQLLLDLNKENGTTLVIITHDLELANRTQQILQLKGGKIVTNQPTTAF from the coding sequence ATGTCAAATATATTAAAGATTACCGGTTTGGAAAAGACATACACCAGCGGTAACAAGCAATTAACAGTTCTCCAAGGCATCTCTTTCCATGTTGAGAAAGGCCAAACCTTTTCAATTGTTGGTCCGTCGGGAAGTGGTAAGACCACTTTACTGGGCTTATGCGCCGGTTTGGATGCTCCTAATGCGGGTTCCGTAGAATTATGCGGACAAGATTTGAACACGCTTAACGAAGACGAACGCGCCCAACTACGTAATAAGGAAGTCGGTTTTATATTCCAGAATTTTCAGTTGCTGCCCACACTTACCGCTCTGGAAAATGTGAGCGTTCCTTTGGAATTGCAGGGTGCCAAGGATGCAACTCAAAAAAGCACGGATTTATTGGAAAAAGTAGGACTGAAAGACCGTTTACATCATTATCCCTCGCAATTGTCCGGCGGGGAACAGCAGCGCGTGGCATTGGCAAGAGCTTTTGCAAATGCGCCTTCCATCTTATTTGCAGATGAACCAACAGGAAATCTAGATACCGAAACCGGTGAAAAGGTGATTCAGTTATTGCTGGACCTGAACAAAGAAAACGGCACCACCTTGGTCATTATAACCCATGATTTGGAATTAGCCAACCGTACGCAGCAAATATTGCAGCTTAAAGGTGGGAAAATAGTAACCAATCAACCTACTACGGCATTTTGA
- the kdsA gene encoding 3-deoxy-8-phosphooctulonate synthase, with protein sequence MDLSLIPQIKHTDSNNFFLLSGPCAIEGEEMALRIAEKIVSVTDALKIPYVFKGSFKKANRSRVDSFTGIGDEKALKILRKVSETFHVPTVTDIHEVSDAEMAAEYVDVLQIPAFLVRQTDLVVAAAKTGKVVNLKKGQFMSPESMKHAVTKVRDSGNESVWITDRGTMFGYQDMVVDFRGIPTMKEYAPVVLDVTHSLQQPNQASGVTGGRPELINTMARAGIAAGVDGIFMETHFDPANAKSDGANMLHLDHLERLLTNLTAIRKTVNGLQ encoded by the coding sequence ATGGACTTATCCTTGATACCCCAAATAAAACATACGGACAGTAACAACTTTTTTCTACTTTCAGGCCCGTGTGCCATTGAAGGCGAAGAAATGGCGCTGCGCATTGCCGAAAAGATTGTTTCGGTTACCGATGCTCTAAAGATTCCGTATGTTTTTAAAGGAAGTTTTAAAAAGGCCAACCGTAGTCGTGTGGATTCATTTACCGGAATTGGTGATGAGAAAGCACTGAAAATTCTTCGTAAAGTATCGGAAACTTTTCATGTTCCAACCGTTACTGATATTCATGAGGTTTCAGATGCCGAAATGGCTGCCGAATATGTAGATGTACTTCAAATTCCTGCATTTTTAGTTCGCCAGACAGATTTGGTTGTGGCTGCAGCAAAAACAGGAAAAGTAGTCAACTTGAAAAAAGGACAGTTTATGAGTCCGGAAAGCATGAAGCACGCCGTTACCAAAGTAAGGGATTCTGGTAACGAAAGTGTATGGATTACCGATCGTGGCACCATGTTTGGCTATCAAGATATGGTTGTTGATTTTAGAGGTATTCCTACTATGAAAGAATATGCACCAGTGGTTCTAGATGTAACGCATTCGTTGCAGCAACCCAACCAAGCTTCAGGTGTTACGGGGGGTCGCCCAGAACTCATTAATACTATGGCAAGAGCAGGAATTGCTGCAGGTGTGGATGGTATTTTTATGGAAACTCATTTTGACCCCGCTAATGCCAAAAGTGACGGTGCAAATATGCTTCACTTGGACCATTTAGAGCGTTTGTTAACCAATTTAACCGCAATTAGAAAAACGGTAAACGGACTTCAATAA
- a CDS encoding ABC transporter permease gives MAWRDAKASKVRLLLFMASIILGIAAVVSIQLFSTNLKDNIQRQSKALMGADFKIDSKQIPTERAQAIIDSLQPDAYEVNFVSMAVFPKNGGTKLVKVQGLEGDFPFYGEIDTQPTSVAGTYQESGGALVDATLMLQFDIHPGDSIKIGELTIPIAGEVKAIPGSTAISTSVAPPVIIPYRYIEATKLLQFGSRKEYQYYYKVQDTVNLKRLQDKLEPELELENADLDTHTSTTNRLGRRYDNVGKFLNLAAFIALLLGCIGIASSVHIYIKEKLKAIAILKCMGASRLQSFLIFLIQIAGIGAIGGLIGSLIGIGIQELFPYLLKEFLPFDLEITISVQPLIIGVLLGLFMSVLFALLPLLRTWYVSPLDVLRVDENSSQEPQSIRLMVFGAILVFLFLFSFWLIRDAMYALAFVGGTLVTFTVLGLVASLFTKLVKRFFPKHWSFTARQSLLNLFRPNNQTVVLVVAIGLGTFLISTLYFTKDILLAKAEVGDTSEAANMIILDIQPEQRDSVAQTINGKGFPVLKNIPLVTMRMHNINGTSVNELRKDTTKQIRRWILNHEFRTTYRDSLTSSENLLEGEWTPEIKTGEPISISISDNLARDAKLGIGDPVVFNVQGVLMETTVGSIREVDWAQMQLNFSILFPKGVLEQAPQFNVFTSTIPDEKGSALLQRDLVAQFPNLTIIDLRQVSTLLEDILDQVSWVINFMAFFSIFTGIIVLIGSVRTSKYQRIKESVLLRTLGAKNNQILKISALEYVFLGLLGSLVGIILALISSLCLALFVFKEPFVPSFIPFVVFLPGITLLVLIIGLSNIQTVLRSSPLEVLRKEG, from the coding sequence ATGGCATGGCGCGATGCCAAAGCCAGTAAAGTGCGGTTACTACTATTTATGGCCTCAATTATTTTGGGCATTGCAGCGGTCGTTTCCATTCAGCTGTTCAGCACCAATTTAAAGGACAACATACAGCGCCAGTCCAAAGCGCTAATGGGTGCCGATTTTAAAATCGACTCAAAGCAAATACCTACGGAACGGGCACAGGCTATTATAGATTCGTTACAGCCAGATGCGTATGAAGTCAACTTTGTCTCCATGGCCGTTTTTCCTAAGAACGGCGGCACCAAACTCGTAAAGGTCCAAGGTCTGGAAGGTGATTTTCCGTTTTATGGGGAAATAGATACGCAACCGACTTCCGTTGCCGGCACTTACCAAGAGTCGGGCGGAGCACTGGTAGATGCTACGCTGATGCTTCAATTTGATATTCATCCAGGGGACTCAATAAAAATAGGCGAACTGACCATTCCTATTGCGGGTGAGGTAAAAGCGATTCCGGGCAGTACCGCCATTTCAACTTCCGTGGCGCCTCCTGTTATCATTCCCTATCGCTATATTGAGGCTACAAAACTGCTACAATTCGGCAGTCGAAAAGAATATCAATATTACTACAAGGTACAAGATACCGTCAATCTAAAACGACTGCAGGACAAACTGGAGCCCGAACTGGAATTGGAAAATGCTGATTTGGACACCCATACCAGCACTACGAACCGTTTGGGTAGGCGTTATGACAATGTGGGCAAGTTTCTGAACTTAGCTGCCTTTATCGCTTTACTCTTAGGATGTATCGGTATTGCCAGTTCGGTACATATCTACATCAAAGAGAAATTAAAAGCTATCGCTATTTTAAAATGTATGGGTGCTTCCCGACTTCAGAGTTTTCTGATTTTCCTGATTCAGATTGCCGGAATAGGAGCAATTGGTGGTCTCATCGGGTCGTTGATCGGGATTGGCATACAGGAGTTATTTCCGTATTTGCTCAAAGAGTTTTTACCCTTTGACCTTGAAATTACCATTTCCGTACAACCCTTGATTATTGGGGTGTTGCTCGGGCTGTTTATGTCCGTTTTATTTGCGCTTCTTCCCCTATTAAGAACCTGGTACGTATCGCCTTTGGATGTTTTACGGGTTGATGAAAATTCGTCTCAAGAACCACAATCCATACGATTAATGGTATTTGGGGCCATTCTGGTATTCTTATTTTTATTTTCCTTTTGGCTGATCAGAGATGCCATGTATGCCTTGGCATTTGTTGGTGGTACTCTTGTTACGTTTACAGTTCTGGGGCTTGTAGCTTCGCTTTTTACAAAGTTGGTAAAACGCTTTTTTCCCAAGCATTGGAGTTTTACCGCACGGCAAAGTTTGCTCAATCTTTTCAGGCCCAATAACCAAACGGTTGTTTTGGTGGTCGCTATTGGTTTGGGAACGTTCTTGATCAGCACCTTATATTTTACAAAAGATATTCTGTTGGCAAAAGCCGAAGTTGGAGATACTTCAGAAGCGGCCAATATGATAATTTTGGATATTCAACCGGAACAACGCGATTCGGTTGCACAAACTATAAACGGCAAAGGTTTTCCCGTACTTAAGAATATTCCTTTGGTGACCATGCGAATGCACAACATTAACGGCACATCCGTAAATGAACTGCGAAAAGACACTACAAAACAAATACGCCGTTGGATTCTTAACCACGAATTTAGGACCACCTACCGTGATTCGCTTACCTCTTCTGAAAATTTGTTGGAAGGCGAATGGACGCCAGAAATAAAAACAGGCGAACCTATCTCTATATCCATTTCTGATAATCTGGCCAGAGATGCAAAACTGGGCATTGGCGACCCAGTTGTATTTAATGTGCAAGGTGTTTTAATGGAAACCACGGTGGGGAGCATCCGTGAAGTAGACTGGGCACAGATGCAGCTTAATTTTTCCATATTGTTTCCTAAAGGGGTTTTGGAACAAGCACCACAGTTCAACGTTTTTACCAGTACTATTCCGGACGAAAAAGGTTCGGCACTTTTGCAGCGGGATTTGGTCGCTCAATTTCCGAATCTGACCATTATAGATTTGCGACAAGTTTCTACTTTGCTAGAGGACATACTGGACCAAGTATCTTGGGTCATCAATTTTATGGCGTTTTTTAGCATTTTTACGGGTATTATCGTACTTATTGGCTCGGTACGAACAAGCAAATACCAACGGATTAAAGAAAGCGTATTGCTCCGTACTTTGGGCGCCAAAAACAATCAGATTTTAAAAATATCTGCTTTGGAATATGTGTTTTTAGGCTTGTTAGGAAGTTTGGTCGGAATTATACTAGCATTAATAAGTAGTCTATGCTTGGCCCTATTTGTTTTCAAGGAACCCTTTGTGCCGTCATTTATTCCGTTTGTGGTGTTCTTACCGGGAATTACGCTGCTCGTCTTGATTATCGGTCTAAGTAATATTCAAACGGTATTGCGAAGTTCGCCTTTGGAGGTGTTACGAAAAGAAGGATAA
- a CDS encoding arylesterase, which translates to MFKAHNKDFHFNLPTSIELKLIKFSYFFLALLFLSCGEAKKEKTDEVQQTSEQTESTATTATETKSILFFGDSITAGYGLDDTNEAYPAVVQEKIDSLGLDYTVINSGVSGETTAGGRSRIDWVVKQDLDVFVLELGANDGLRGVDLSETRSNLQAIIDVVRGKSPDIKIVLAGMQLPPNMGQEYTTEFKQLFEEIAEKNNIAFIPFILKDVGGIASLNQQDGIHPTIEGHKIVANTVWETLRPLL; encoded by the coding sequence ATGTTCAAGGCGCATAATAAAGATTTTCACTTTAATTTACCAACGTCGATTGAGCTGAAACTCATAAAGTTTAGTTATTTTTTTCTGGCGTTATTGTTCCTTTCTTGTGGCGAAGCGAAAAAAGAAAAAACGGATGAGGTTCAGCAAACTTCTGAACAGACGGAAAGTACCGCAACGACAGCTACTGAAACGAAGAGTATTCTGTTTTTTGGGGACAGTATTACGGCGGGCTATGGTCTTGATGATACCAATGAGGCTTACCCGGCAGTTGTACAGGAAAAAATTGACTCCTTAGGATTGGATTATACAGTAATTAATTCCGGGGTAAGTGGTGAAACTACCGCTGGAGGCAGAAGCCGAATTGATTGGGTAGTCAAACAAGACCTTGATGTTTTCGTATTGGAACTCGGTGCCAATGACGGCTTACGTGGTGTGGATTTATCGGAAACACGCTCCAACCTACAAGCAATAATTGATGTGGTGCGAGGTAAAAGTCCGGATATCAAAATCGTACTTGCCGGTATGCAATTGCCCCCTAACATGGGCCAGGAATATACCACAGAGTTCAAACAACTTTTTGAAGAAATCGCCGAAAAGAATAACATTGCTTTTATCCCTTTTATTCTGAAAGATGTTGGAGGTATTGCCTCTCTAAATCAACAGGATGGTATTCATCCCACAATTGAAGGCCACAAGATTGTAGCAAATACGGTATGGGAGACGTTGAGGCCGTTGTTGTAG
- a CDS encoding MORN repeat-containing protein — protein sequence MKKNIAIYVILAASIGCSLFYFIKSNSLTKQLEEAQVQQGQISEELGEYEKLAIIDSMLLEGKYDSAIESYTASLKVREENKMGIPLRIALAQKLAQVKSGVNAKEDSVKAELDSLPKPEIASAREVRKYDSLNFTLEKTKVQLARLKKQMKDKSSGQYLKFKSAKGNLMHYVGKVKNGKANGYGIALLDSGSRYEGQWADNQRDGEGTFYWPDGEYYIGTYKNDKRSGFGTYYWPNGEKYAGQWKEDKRSGTGKFFDSDGDLVAGGEWSDDKLVEINDR from the coding sequence ATGAAAAAGAATATTGCAATTTATGTGATTTTGGCCGCTAGTATCGGTTGTTCTTTGTTCTATTTTATAAAATCGAATTCGCTTACAAAACAGTTGGAGGAAGCCCAAGTGCAGCAAGGGCAGATTTCCGAAGAACTGGGCGAATATGAGAAATTAGCTATCATAGATTCTATGTTGTTGGAAGGTAAATATGATTCGGCCATAGAATCATATACAGCGTCTTTAAAAGTCAGGGAAGAAAATAAAATGGGCATTCCGTTGCGTATTGCTTTGGCGCAGAAATTGGCGCAGGTGAAATCGGGTGTCAATGCAAAAGAAGATTCTGTAAAAGCGGAATTGGATAGTTTGCCTAAACCCGAAATTGCTTCTGCAAGGGAAGTTCGTAAATACGATTCTTTAAACTTTACCTTAGAGAAAACCAAAGTACAGTTGGCCCGTTTGAAGAAACAGATGAAAGATAAATCTTCTGGGCAATACCTAAAATTTAAAAGTGCGAAAGGCAACTTAATGCACTATGTTGGCAAGGTGAAAAACGGAAAAGCCAACGGTTACGGCATTGCACTTTTGGATAGCGGCAGTCGTTACGAAGGGCAATGGGCGGACAACCAGCGTGATGGTGAAGGAACGTTCTACTGGCCTGATGGCGAATATTACATTGGCACCTACAAAAACGATAAACGCAGCGGATTTGGTACGTACTACTGGCCAAACGGCGAAAAGTACGCCGGTCAATGGAAAGAGGATAAACGCAGCGGTACGGGTAAATTCTTTGATTCTGATGGCGATTTGGTAGCCGGTGGCGAATGGAGCGATGACAAACTTGTGGAAATTAACGATAGGTAA
- a CDS encoding YoaK family protein, with protein sequence MFRHQGKSRTLLHNLRIASILSFVAGTVNVTGFLAFQSLTTNVTGHFALFIYDVASFNFWKGTVYFLYLFSFLFGSFTSSFLIEKFKENKKLNVFILPTLIESCILLSIAGYSNISKIESAAAIVCLLLFAMGLQNSFVTKISNAVVRTTHLTGLFTDLGIDLSQLFFPKMHRNRTKLKSNIKLRIYIISFFFAGGMVGGFFYSELNLKLNTLILSALVLIASLFYDDLRYNLIKTKRKYNQKKLPKNPIP encoded by the coding sequence ATGTTTAGGCATCAAGGCAAAAGCAGGACCTTACTACACAACTTGCGCATTGCTTCTATACTATCATTTGTTGCCGGCACCGTAAATGTTACCGGATTTTTAGCCTTTCAGAGTTTGACCACCAATGTAACCGGTCACTTTGCACTCTTCATATATGATGTTGCCAGTTTTAATTTTTGGAAAGGCACCGTCTATTTTTTGTATCTGTTCTCCTTCCTTTTTGGTTCTTTTACCTCTAGTTTTCTAATTGAAAAGTTTAAGGAAAACAAAAAACTGAACGTATTTATACTTCCCACGCTTATAGAGAGTTGTATTCTTCTCTCCATTGCGGGTTACAGCAACATTTCTAAAATAGAATCTGCAGCGGCAATTGTCTGTTTGTTATTATTTGCCATGGGACTACAGAATTCTTTTGTTACTAAAATTTCTAATGCTGTGGTACGCACAACCCACCTTACAGGGCTTTTTACAGATTTGGGAATAGACCTTTCCCAACTTTTTTTTCCCAAGATGCACAGGAACAGGACCAAACTAAAATCTAATATTAAACTACGTATCTATATTATTTCGTTCTTTTTTGCCGGGGGCATGGTGGGCGGATTTTTCTATTCTGAGTTGAACCTAAAACTCAACACCTTAATTTTAAGCGCATTAGTGCTGATAGCCAGTTTGTTTTATGATGACCTTAGATACAATCTGATAAAAACCAAAAGAAAATACAACCAAAAAAAGCTCCCAAAAAACCCAATACCGTAG
- a CDS encoding NAD(P)-dependent oxidoreductase: protein MKFGIIRERKNPPDRRVVLSPEACQKVVTNQPKAEIIVEPSPIRVFSDDEYTAKGIEVASKMEECDVLLGVKEVPIESLIPNKKYFFFSHTIKEQPYNKKLLRAVLEKNIELYDHEVITNKKEQRLVAFGRYAGIVGAYNGLRTYGLKYGLYELPKAENLANQQELIAELNKITLPNIKIILTGRGRVGNGAREMLDAMHIKKVNVTQYLEDSFDEPVYCQIDASDYNKRKDGVRGNKVDFFTNPEEYKSNFYRFTQVSDFFIAGHFYGQGAPYLFTREDAKKEDFKIKVVADVSCDIDGPVATTIKPSTIADPIYGYDPITESETDYKNESAIAVMAVDNLPCEIPQDASEGFGQAFVKNVIPAFFNGDKDGVLERARMTKNGKLTPRYSYLTDFVAL from the coding sequence ATGAAGTTCGGAATCATTAGGGAGCGTAAAAACCCACCAGACCGCAGGGTTGTATTATCACCAGAAGCCTGTCAAAAGGTCGTAACCAATCAGCCAAAAGCGGAAATTATTGTAGAACCGTCGCCTATTCGAGTTTTCTCAGATGATGAGTATACGGCAAAAGGAATAGAGGTTGCTTCCAAAATGGAAGAATGTGACGTACTTCTTGGTGTAAAGGAGGTGCCGATTGAAAGCTTGATTCCGAATAAAAAATATTTTTTCTTTTCCCATACTATAAAAGAGCAACCTTATAATAAGAAGTTGTTGAGAGCGGTACTTGAAAAAAACATTGAATTATATGATCATGAAGTCATTACCAATAAAAAAGAACAACGTTTAGTAGCTTTTGGTAGGTATGCGGGAATCGTAGGAGCCTATAATGGATTACGAACCTATGGTTTGAAATATGGGTTATATGAACTTCCGAAAGCAGAAAATTTAGCGAACCAACAAGAGTTGATTGCCGAACTCAATAAAATTACCCTTCCTAATATAAAAATAATCCTAACAGGCAGGGGAAGAGTTGGTAACGGAGCGCGAGAGATGTTAGATGCCATGCATATTAAAAAAGTTAATGTCACCCAATATTTGGAAGACTCTTTTGATGAGCCTGTATACTGTCAAATTGATGCTTCGGATTACAACAAAAGAAAAGACGGTGTAAGAGGCAACAAAGTAGATTTTTTTACCAATCCTGAAGAATACAAGAGTAATTTCTATCGCTTTACACAAGTATCGGACTTCTTTATTGCAGGTCATTTTTATGGACAAGGAGCTCCCTATTTATTCACTCGTGAAGATGCAAAAAAAGAAGACTTTAAAATAAAAGTGGTAGCTGATGTAAGTTGTGATATAGACGGCCCAGTTGCGACCACGATAAAACCGTCAACCATTGCCGACCCTATTTATGGGTACGACCCCATAACAGAATCTGAAACGGACTATAAAAATGAATCTGCTATAGCCGTCATGGCTGTGGATAATTTGCCCTGCGAAATTCCCCAGGATGCAAGTGAAGGCTTTGGACAGGCATTTGTAAAAAACGTTATTCCTGCTTTTTTTAACGGAGATAAAGATGGAGTTTTAGAGCGAGCACGAATGACTAAGAATGGAAAACTTACTCCGCGATATAGCTATTTAACTGATTTTGTGGCGTTATGA